In one Vicinamibacterales bacterium genomic region, the following are encoded:
- a CDS encoding YqgE/AlgH family protein — protein sequence MSDDASALAPMMLISMPQLDDPNFSKAVVLLCAYGPEGAFGLVVNRPMAQPANEVVETVPTVEIRDDVYLFTGGPVDPRFAWVLTSRAGLDSDATEIADGVFLTRSLGALCAALQSPPSADVRVGIGYAGWSAGQLDAELAQSSWLLVPVGADLIFGEPDEMWDRAIERLGADPGHLLGVSGVH from the coding sequence ATGAGCGATGACGCATCGGCCCTCGCCCCCATGATGCTCATCTCGATGCCGCAGCTGGACGACCCGAATTTCTCGAAGGCCGTCGTCCTCTTGTGCGCGTACGGCCCCGAGGGCGCCTTCGGGCTGGTCGTGAACCGGCCCATGGCGCAGCCGGCCAACGAGGTCGTCGAGACGGTGCCCACGGTCGAGATCCGCGACGACGTGTACTTGTTCACGGGCGGCCCGGTCGACCCGCGGTTCGCCTGGGTGTTGACCTCGCGCGCCGGCCTCGACAGCGACGCCACCGAGATCGCCGATGGCGTGTTCCTGACGCGCTCGCTCGGCGCGCTCTGCGCGGCGCTCCAGTCGCCGCCCTCCGCCGACGTCCGGGTGGGGATCGGGTACGCGGGCTGGTCGGCCGGGCAGCTCGATGCCGAGCTCGCACAGTCCTCGTGGCTGCTCGTGCCGGTCGGGGCGGATCTGATCTTCGGCGAGCCCGACGAGATGTGGGACCGGGCCATCGAGCGGCTCGGGGCCGATCCGGGGCATCTGCTCGGCGTGTCCGGTGTCCACTGA